The Trichoplusia ni isolate ovarian cell line Hi5 chromosome 17, tn1, whole genome shotgun sequence genome includes a region encoding these proteins:
- the LOC113502380 gene encoding peroxisomal biogenesis factor 19, whose translation MSENKELAKTNVDPELDDLLDSALQDMTKKDQPAAEGSSEAPQNMWSEEFIKEAAAQFESNMSAILSSFSGVPEDQITQEQIAHTFTKMAEAAAHVLKPEGAVDESGPTPTPTSAPAIDGEKVDEVSAAISETLKNLNSNSETLQTPFSDDDLANMFNNINLGEGQQDGNMFVPFMQGMMQSLLSKEVLYPSLKELVDKYPAWIEENKGKLEQAELERFEKQQKLMISVCNELEPEQESDPEDVKRKRFETVLELMQKLQDLGQPPTELVGDMAAPPSGFAPPPDAAQCSLM comes from the exons GTGCCCTACAAGACATGACAAAGAAAGACCAGCCGGCAGCTGAGGGCTCCAGCGAGGCACCACAGAACATGTGGAGCGAGGAGTTCATCAAGGAGGCGGCCGCACAGTTTGAGAGCAACATGTCTGCCATACTCAGCAGCTTCAGCGGAGTGCCCG agGACCAAATAACGCAGGAACAGATAGCGCACACATTCACAAAAATGGCAG AAGCGGCCGCACACGTTCTGAAGCCGGAGGGAGCAGTCGACGAGTCCGGTCCCACGCCTACGCCCACGTCTGCGCCTGCGATCGACGGCGAGAAAGTCGATGAG GTATCCGCGGCCATATCGGAGACCCTGAAGAACCTGAACAGCAACAGCGAGACCCTACAGACTCCCTTCTCCGACGACGACCTAGCCAACATGTTCAACAACATCAATTTGGGAGAAGGACAG CAAGACGGCAACATGTTCGTTCCGTTCATGCAGGGCATGATGCAGTCCTTGCTGTCCAAGGAGGTGTTGTACCCGTCTCTCAAGGAGCTGGTGGACAAGTACCCAGCCTGGATCGAGGAGAACAAGGGCAAGTTGGAACAGGCCGAGTTAGAAAG GTTTGAGAAGCAGCAGAAGCTAATGATATCTGTATGCAACGAGCTGGAGCCTGAACAGGAGTCAGACCCTGAGGATGTCAAGAGGAAACGATTCGAGACTGTTCTAGAATTAATGCAGAAG CTGCAGGACCTGGGCCAGCCCCCCACGGAGCTGGTGGGGGACATGGCGGCCCCCCCCTCAGGCTTCGCGCCCCCCCCCGACGCCGCGCAGTGCAGCCTCATGTAA